Genomic segment of Vitis riparia cultivar Riparia Gloire de Montpellier isolate 1030 chromosome 19, EGFV_Vit.rip_1.0, whole genome shotgun sequence:
gttctagaagaaattaattgaaaattcaatGCGAAAACAAGCTTCACTtcgaaaaaatgattttcatacTTAAATTCTCGTAATTAAAAAGGTAGAGTGTGTTTAAAATCATGATTTAGAAAATACGTCGACACTTAGTGGCACGCGTGGCTTCCAACACACAGCGCAATGACAGGTGAGGCTCCATTAATACGACGCGTTTCAGTGGGTTGCCGCCTTCCCACTTAAAACGACGCGTTTCACGAATTGGACCTCCCGACAACGGCGTCGTTTTGCTAAACACTCTCCTGAGTTTCCTCAGTACGAAAGGAATCTCGTTTTCCTGAAAGTGCGAAAATACagcaaaatcaaaacaaaaaacaattttaaataaaaaaaaacgtttttttGAATCTTTTTGTTCTCCGAAATTCCGAATCGCCCTACAACAAGCCGATCCGTTCGATCCTTTCCAATGGAGATCGACTCGGGTCAGATTAGTTCGTGTTCTAAACAGAACCAGATGATCTATCAGGAGTGGTTCAATTTCGCTGATTCAGGTTATCGTTTTTTCCAGttcttgtgattttttttttttttgaatttgcaAGGCTGAAATTTATCCTGAATTTTCGGTTTTGATCAGATTCCGATGGCCGCATTACTGGAAATGACGCCATAAAGTTCTTCTCCATGTCCAATTTGCCTCGCCCGGATCTCAAACAGGTTCTCTCTTATTGCtgtgtttttttagtttgggtTGGTAGAATCTGTCTTTAAAGAGAGTTATAGGCTTATATGAATGCTAATGCCGGAGAGGTGTGAGTTTTTGGGTTATTTGCGTGCAGTTTGCTGATTTGGTGGAGTGTTTAGATGATAGTAGCTTGGAAACTGATTTTATAATTCATATGAGGGTATAAGTGTGTGCTAGTCTGCATGGTGATTTGATGTCGAAAGAATGATAAAAGATGGAGTGAAGAAATCTATGTTTAATTAGTCAACTGCAGAAGTCATAGGCTGCTTCAAAAGAGTAGAAAGGCCTTTGAAAACAATCAGAATGAACCCTAAAATGGGATTTccataattaatataattaaattttgtgcAAAAGGACTTACCTAATTGCACTCTTGGTGCCTAGTAAGCTAGGTAAGACTTAGTAAATTTTTGGACCTGATAGCATGGTTCTGGTTATTGGTATCCGGTAAGGTATTGGAATTCTGAATACAGTAGTCTTAATTAAACAGGGTCATGTGTTGCTAATTGTTTCAGAAGGATAAAATCCAGGaatgaaatttcttttgtaccagcatttataattttctctttctGTCTAGATGCTACTTTCTCTTGAAGTGATTGTTTTAGGAAAATCTTATATGAACTCTATTACATATTGAATCAAGAACTAGGGAAAAAGAAAGTTGGCACAAATGTTCAAACCAAGAAGGTGAACTTGCTTTTGTACCTTCTTTGGTAATTTCCATTCACCAAAAAGCAGGGATGTTACTAACTTTCCCTTCAGGGAGTTTGTGAGAAAACCCTACTTGTATAATTTGTATGATGAATATAGTTACTTGTCTCCACCCTTGGCTCTGGTTGTTTCATGTTAACATTTGGTGCATCTAGCTAACACTTGTGCTCTGTTttctagttaattttttaacttctgtttaatggttttcttttgtttattctgGGTTTCTTTTGCTGAGTGGATTGTgacttgttttttttcctcctcttctCAAAGGTGTGGGCAATTGCAGATACCAAACGACAGGGTTTTCTTGGTTTAAAAGAGTTCATTACTGCCATGCAGGTgtgtttagatatttttatgtGTTTCTGTAGCAATTCATTTCTTAGAACCTGacccttctttattttatgtAGCTAGTTTCCCTGGCACAAGCTGGACATGCAATCACACAGGATCTCCTGCACAGTGAAGGTAAGCAGTTTATTTCAACTTTGtctgtgtcttttttttttgtatgctTGGAATGGTTAAACTACATGTTTAAGTCGAAAACTAGAAGTTTGTTTCCTTATTGGCAAAGCATATCATCCAGttatttagttattaattttttaaggtgtTTGTCTCTTAATGTGTTGCAGTTGACTTGGGAAACTTAAATCCCCCTCAAATGGAAGGCTTGGCTGCGTTACTAGCTGTAAGTCttgtttcttcttaattttattttccatctaTTTCCTCCTCTGAAAGTTCTgacttgtttattaaaaatatttagaagaaAAAGCGTGCACACAAAACAAGTGATCCTGATATAAATGGTAAgaagtttcttatttttaataacaataataccATTATTGCTTTTATTCTTTTGGCACAAGTTCATTGTTTGGCAATGATGCAGGTAGTTCTCAACCACAGCCATCACCAACTGCTAGTTGGTTCACTTCAAAATCTTCGAAGAAGGTACTATTCTTTTGTGCTCTTGTTATGCTAGGAAAAGGAATCTTTTTTGTCACTCCTTATGGACTTGCTATCCACTGCttacttgttttatttttgttaaatgtatttttattccAGCCTGGTTCATTAAGGCCTCTTTGGGCTATGGTTATATAACTGGATAGTTAATGATACTTCTGATTTGTGTATAGGATGAACTAATTCTTGTTACGTGATGCATGCTTGTCTATTTGTATCCTCTTTACACATAATTATACATTGCAGATAGAACTCACCCCAACTTAGATTTCATATTAATATAGTTATGTTTTACCAATTGAAAGAAGGCCCTCACCAATAATGATGTATCCTAGCATATTTGTCTTTCTGTACTATATAGTATGAAGGATTATGTGGCTGACCAccattttttcttgtaggtcttcctttttatttctggATATTTCTCTAATATCcccaatttcttttattatgatattataattGACTCAATTCATTTTATGTCCAGAGAAGATGTGTTGCATATTTCCTTCTGCTGTTGGTGTAATAATCATGACTATTCATGTGATCCTTGTCTTAACTTGCTCTTTCATTTCTAATGAGTTTCCTATGCACTTCTTCTAGTTTCTAGCCTGATCCGTTCTTTCCCTGTATTTCTTTGTATGTGCTCAGGTACCTCTATCTTCCGTTACATCAATAATTGATGGCTTGAAGAGGTTGTACATTCAGAAGCTAAAGCCATTAGAGGTTACATATCGTTTTAACGATTTTGCATCCCCCTTGTTGGTAAGTGAGAAATACACCCAGCTTTTAATTGCTTTCATCCTCAGAAATAGTAAAATAATCTTGATTCTAATaaatgtttgtttgatttacATCTATTGCTATATTTTAAACCATGGACAATGATATATAATGAGCTTATCACTTGCTGTTGATGTGTTATTTGTTGCAGACAAATAGCGATTTTGATGCCAAACCTATGGTTATGCTTTTGGGTCAATACTCAACTGGAAAAACTACTTTCATTAAACATCTGCTGAAGAGTAGTTATCCAGGTGAATTATTGTTCTCTCACACCTTCCCTCCTTGTGCACGTGTGAAAAAGTCAGCtcttgtttattattttcttcattttgaacAGGAGCACACATTGGACCTGAACCTACTACTGACAGATTCGTTGTCGTTATGGTATCTACTGAACCATTATCTATTACCTTGTCATTCATATagtcttcaattttttattaataaacaaaataaaataaaataattttatgtttttaactaTTTATAAAAGCCATTCAATTTCCCTTGGTGAGCTCTTTAAGAAATGAAACCTAGTACCTTGCTTTCTGTTTCATATAACCTCGGTACAGAAATTAAAGTTCTGACGAAATAATTCCTTGCATTTGGTCAGCTAACTTGACCATTTTCTTGTTCTTACTGGAACCTCTAGCCATATTTTAGTATTAGAATGGCTGTCTGATGTTTTAATAGTTGGTGTGGTCTCCTAGTTTTGTTTggcttttttactttttagtttgattttaaaaattttttttctctgtcCATCTttcccaatattttttttcatcttcactCACTAATCCTGCTTTTATACAGTCTGGACCTGATGAAAGAAGTATTCCTGGAAACACAATTGCTGTTCAAGCAGACATGCCTTACAGTGGTCTGACAACTTTTGGAACGGCATTTTTGTCCAAATTCGAGTGTTCTCAAATGCCGCATCCTGTGAGTTATTACTCTATAATTATCATGGAAATTTCTAGATTATCATTCTGTAGCACCTGAAACTTAATCTTTTATATGATCAAAGCTACTGGAGCACATCACGTTTGTGGATACTCCTGGAGTTCTATCAGGAGAAAAGCAACGAACACAGCGAGCCTACGATTTTACTGGTGTAACATCATGGTTTGCTGCAAAGTGTGACCTCATTCTACTGCTGTTTGATCCTCATAAACTTGATGTTAGTGATGAATTCAAGCGtgtgatttcatctcttcatggCCATGATGACAAGATACGTGTGGTTCTGAACAAGGCGGACCAAGTGGATACTCAGCAAGTAAGAATTTGTGCTGCTAATTAGTTTTATAGGttatttttatagatatttCACTACATATTATTGTTTAGTGTCTTTTGACAGACATTTAACTTGCTTTCTGATTGGCTTTGTATTGTAGCTTATGAGGGTTTATGGAGCACTGATGTGGTCACTTGGGAAGGTTCTAAATACTCCTGAGGTTATGCGTGTTTATATTGGGTAGATTCTCTATCTATATAATAGTTCACTGCAATAGAAGCAgcttcaatttatttgtttgttataTTGCATGCTTTTATTGCTATCCTATATTTCTTTAAGAATATATAAGATGAGACGTTTTCAAATCGATTGGTTCTCAACTTTACCTTTGCCCCTCATTTTACACATGAACCTACCATTATTGCATTGGTCTTATCCTGCCAAATTAATGTCTCTCTTGGCATTGTCAGCTCTTTCAACGACAAACCTGTAAAAGAAGCTGCTGTTGGTCCAATTGGGAAAGAACTTTTTGAAAAAGAGCAGGAAAACCTTCTTTCTGATTTAAAAGATATCCCCAAGAAGGCTTGTGATCGCCGAGTAAGTTCAGTAGTATTCACTtctgcttcttttcttttccataaaTGGGATTTGTAGGATTCACTGGCAAAACACACTTGTTAGGGCATGAAAGGCAACCCAGGTTGAGAAATATTTAATCTCCAGGGGATTCTGATGACCATTGTTTTTCACAGATCAATGAATTTGTAAAACGGGCCCGAGCTGCCAAGATTCATGCCTACATCATCAGCCATCTAAAGAAGGAGATGCCTACTATGATGGGCAAAGCCAAGACTCAGCAGAGGCTTATTGACAATCTGGAAGATGAATTTGCAAAGGTTCCACATCTCTCTCCTGCAAATAACCTTGTAAACCAACACATTCAATTCACCATTCATACATTAATAGTACTCATCCttggttaatatatatatacaggtCCAGAGGGAGTTCCATCTGCCGGCGGGGGATTTCCCGAACGTTGACCATTTCAGGGAGGTACTGAGTGGTTACAGCATAGACAAATTTGAGAGGTTGAAGCCTAAAATGATACAAACCGTAGATGACATGTTGGGTTATGACATCCCGGAGCTCCTGAAGAGTTTCAGAAATCCATACGATTAAATGGATGCGGGCAGTTCTATGAGATACATATCTTGGATGAAGACCCAAGTGACTGGAGGCATGTACAGAGCCACCCTGCTTCCCTTCCATTGATATTTTGAAACTTGTCTGAGCAGTTCCTTGGCTCCTCCATGATGTCAGTCAGTATCATATGAATTATCACTCCTTTCCCTTTCATCAGAGGATTAAGTTGTAGTagatattgttttcttttattttgtcatACACAGGCAATGGAATAATGATCATCTTCATAATATCATGAATTCAAAGTCATTCTAAAAATTTGATTCATGGGTGCATCTGCAATATTAACCACCCGTTAGTGAAGATGAACGCAACTCTTCCTTAATACCACAATAAAATCCATGGATGAAGCCAACAATCATAGGGAAACAAAAAAGAGAGTACAATATAACACATACCCGAACACTCGTTCCTCAAATCAGATCATCGGAGACGCCTCTGCAATCTACTCTCCCTTCTACTTCTCCAGTCATTGGTAAGATTTTTAGGACATGGAAATTCAAGATGATGGGTGGAGAGTGCTAGTCACAGAGATTTGGGAATTCTCTCTCAAATCTCGACTTACAGATAATGGAATTCCTACTTTTTTAGGTTAACAATTTTGGAGTTTCTAAGATTTTAGGTTCAATTTCATAGATTTGGGGATTATTGAAACtaaacatatgaaaattatttttctgacttttttttttcttggcacTTTCCAAGACCAAAGATAGCTTTCAAGTTTGCATTTACTCAAGAAACGAAACTAAGTGATTGAATAAACTCTTCAAGTAGGATGTGGAGAATAGTAAATGATCAAATAGAGGCTTCAAGTTTAAGAGTAttgaaaaagaaacataatgtggattaaatttattcaagaaataaaataatatgattaagTAATCTTCTAgtttaagactatgtttgatttcGTAAAATACTAAGGataaaaattgttaagaaaaacaattttttcatgtttcctttcactaagaaaaataagagaaaattaaatataattaaaattaattaaaaaattatatattttaaaataatataatcaataaaatgaatttaaagaaatatatgaaaataatttattaattttaaatttaatttttatgtttctttattttctttttgttgtacTTTTCCTCAATTTAgggtactaaaaaaaaaaagaaagagaccaTGGATAGATTTTCTTCTTGAAATAAAGCGATAAGATTATTGAATAGACTTTTCTTCCCGGATGTTAATGACTTGTTTATCAGCTTTTCTTACTGGCTTGTGGGGCATTTTGTTCGTACGtgtttttaatgatattttggtgAAGCCCAATGTGATCCCGTGGAAGCTTAGAAGGCAAGGAATTAGAGGTCTCCCTCCATCCTTTGTAACGGGTAATATTCCTGAGACGAGGAGGATAATGTCAATGGCAAAGGCTCCCTCCAGTGAATCACCACCGCCACTTGATTTTTCTTCGCCCGAATCTTCCCATATTTCAGTAAATGGACGAAGCAATATGGTATTTACAGTGAACTTAGTTGTTTTTTTCTGGCCTTTCAAATTTTCAGAAATAACCAAGATGGCCTGATCAATCACATTTGCACTCGGGGATGTGCAACTTCTATACGTGGCTGATCCTAAACTGGTGAAGGAAATGGGAAAATTGGTCGAACCGGGGAAACCACCTTATCTGCAGAAGGAGCGAGGGCCTTTACCGGAGAagtgtgacatcccacatcggataagaGGAAAGTTTCtaacgctatataagtatggactcctcgTAATCCTGtatacacattttaaagtcgtgagagcTCCTTTGGGTTCGTAAGGGGATGACGTTCGACATTGTGTGTCCTCCTAACCCTTAAACGCGTTTTAAACCCATTTGAGTCCAAAGCGGATAATATTTACACAGTTGGGAGCGAATTGTTACAGGAAGGGCATTCTAACCACGGATGGTGCAATTTGGTCGCACCAGAGAAAGACCATAGCCCCTCAGCTCTACATGGATGAAGTTAAGGTAAAATTCACACTTTTAGAAACTGCTCCTTCATAACATTTTAGacaaagaaggggaaaaaaaatgatggtcaTTACATATATCCATCACACTATATATGATTGCAGGCTCGGGTGGAGATTATGTTGGAATCTGCAAACAAACTGGTGAGGTCATGGGAGAGTCTGATTGAAAATGGGGGTGGGAGTGCAGATATAGAAGTGAAAGAGTACGTAAGAGGCTACACCTCCAGTGTAATTTCAAGCGCTATTTTTGGAAGCAACAACTCCAAAGGGATTGAGttatttcctaagtttagggctGTCATGAAGGTCATGCATAGCTCAACATTACTCGAGGGGCTTTCCATCCACAGGCATGTGCTTTAATTTCCCACCTTGTTCCTGCACAAAACTTGACAATGAATATATGTCTTCATTTATCACAATcaagtttcattttctttttttctcaatgaAATATTAGATATCTACCAACCAAGGATAATCGGTATGCGTGGGGATTAGATAAAGAGATTACCTCCTTCATCTTAGACATGACAAAGGAACATTCTGAAGCTGTATCTAAAGAACAGCCACAGGTCATCATGGAGAGCACCAAGACTGGTGAACTCGGGCCATTGACCCCGGAGCAATACATAGTTGATAACTGCAGAAACGTATACCTGCCAGGCTTTGAAGTGACCGCTGTGGCCTCAATGTGGGGTTTGATGCTGTTAGCTTCACATCCTGAATGGCAGGACCGAATTCGAGCTGAGGTTGCACAAGCATGCGCAGGCCGTCCCCTAGAGGCCAACATGCCTGGCAAGATGAAAGTGGTATGTGATTCACCaacttgaaataaattaaatgtattAGTTAGTGGGAAATTGACCTGGGTTTGATTTGCCATGGATGGATGCAGTTGAAAATGGTGATTCAGGAGGTACTGCGGCTTTACTCAGGAGTGGCCATTTTGACGAGGCATACATTGAAAGATGTTCAGCTTGGTGATGTTTCGGTTCCAGAGGGTGTCGGTATTTGGGTTTGGTTACCAGCATTGCACCAAGATTCTGAGTTCTGGGGACCTGATGGAGCCAAGTTCAACCCTGAGAGAGGTTTGCTAATCGTATTTCTGGGGCCTGCAACCCTTCCAGTGCCTACGTCCCGTTTGGTACTGGAAACAGAGCTTGTCCTGGCCAGGGCCTAGCCATTGCAGAAATAAAGGTCTTGAATCCTGGCACGAGCTTTGGCATGAATCATGACACTAGTTATGACACACGTCACAGGCTATGGCATGGGACATAATAGGGGTCATTGAGGTGAGgtccaccaaaaaaaaaaaaaaaaaaaaaaaagtgtttttatcaatttatattgAGATTACAAttacattgaataaaaatatattaggcaatataaaaaatttagaagttaTATCTAACATGTATTTTAGTTTTCACTATGAGATTGTAACAAATAGGCATGacttgtaaaatttaaaataataataatagaaagacATTTGAcaacaagaaatatatttatagattatataaaaaaattaggaaaataaaatattatcttttaatcataaaaataataataataacttgtttttcaataaaaaattaatattatctttttactctagattgtttatatatttttttattcttaaaaattataaattgaatattttaaaaaactaagaaaCTTCAATTTTCTATGTATTGTATTTTATTCGatgattatttatattatatattatcattttttgtgaTTAATCCTGctcaataaaataattgaaatcaataaatatgaataaatatttaattaaaaaagttctaaaaggaaaattgtgatggttttgatatattttaaaaaataaaaataaataaaaaatggaaaaaagtattaaaaataacttatttgaacaaatttttttattttttaaaaacaatttatcatacatctttatttttttttaaatgcttttattattaaatttataaataagtaatgttcatttaagtttatttttggtttttatttatttatattcctcttcttcttctgctcCTCAGCATTTTTATTTTCCCCAACCAAGCATAACCAAAAGTAACCTTCAGCTTATGAAATTTACCTGTGGAGATCGTATGTGAAACTTCCCAAGATCAAAGGCCAATTTTGGATCGAAGGTGCATCTCAGGCAAGCGTGGTTCAGGTGAAAGCAGAGACTAGAGACCACGTATCCACCCATAGTCTCAACTTTTTCTTTGTGTCTGAGGTATGATTGTTTTTAAGCTATTTTCTTCAAAGCTTTGAGGTAGATTCATTACGTTCAACTCTGTAATATGTTATAACTGTTCTAATCTGCACTGTAAAAAAAACCCAGTGGAACAAAACTACTAATGATTATGGTAGGGGAGGTGAAGTTTAATAATGGATGGTGTATGCCAAATGTTTGGTGAAATGCCTCAAAGAGGTTATGTGTTTTTAGTATATTGAATGTTAGAGAAAGTGGCCCTTCTTGAACTGGGTGTTTAGGAATTGGTTGGAGCAACAAGGTTTTCCATACAATCAATGCAAGGTGGCACCTGGCTGGCTGCTAAAGTTTTTGGGAGGAGTGTTCTGGGTGGGGAATGATTAGGGTTTACGGTTTAGTCCAATATGTAGCACATTATTGAGTGGGACCCAAAAgggaaaatcaatgaatatgtTTGTTCCTTAATGCAATTGTGTAGGCTGTGGTCGAACCACTTGATGCAAAAATGTTGGAAGTTAAGTTTAATGCTGGTCAGCTGAACTCGaatttttttgcaaattatTCTGTGGAATTAATGGCTAAATTCATTACGGTGAATTGGGTCGtgggagaaaatggaaaatctaTACCATTGATGGTATACAGGACCATTTTGTTGAATGGAATTTGAAAACTAATACTGAGTGTAATCTTTGTTTGGAAAAGAGAGGGGACACGTGTTCTCATGCATCTGTCAATTATGCTATGACTGTCGGTCACAAAGTGAGGGGCCAGATAAGCACATTTCAGATGATTAAGAATTTATCTTTCTGTTATTCATATTGATATCAGTGTAATGAAGAAGAAGCGGCTAGTTTTCAAACTTTTCAGTAAGAACTTTATTGGACTGTAAACAGGAAGAAGTCAGAGACGAGAGTGAGAAGGATGCTGCCACAGCGTGTGAAGAGGGCCATCACAGAGAATCCAAAGAAGCTAGCAAATTTGATTGACCTTGCAAATCTGCCTTCAACACTTCGAGAATTTGTGGGTCAGTCTCAGATTTCACGTTTGGGCTGTTTCATGCGCGTCTGGTCATACATCAAGGCCAACAATCTTCAGGTTTTGtatctctctttccatgtttttataattgataatgaagaggaagtttgTCTTCCTTATTGTCTCTTTATAGGGATGTGTCTGTGTGCAAAAGTAATCTTTGATATGCATATTATTTTTGCATCTCCCTTCTTATCAGTTATCACATGGAACCTAACTATAATCATTGTTTGGagtgaaaatgatttatataaTCATTGTTTTTTCTTACCCCTAAGTATCtttcttcattattttgtaggctgtatatgattttttttttttaaatattttgaattttgacgGAAGTTACACTATTTCCAGTTAAAGTTGTTTTTAGAGGGTGGATTAATTGGAATGAGGTTGGACCCGGTTAATTAAACAAAAGAGCAGCTTTCTAAGAGTTTCTAATAACAGTGACTCAGTTTTCCTTAGTGATGATGTAATCGTGTAAGGCACTGGTTGATGGTTAATAAGAGACAGTTACTATATTGTTTAACCACAAGCACACACATAGATGAAATACATTCATATTACCATGATTGCTAGAAGCAAATGGAAGACCATATAGTAGCTTTATTCTTTCCTTCATGCACTTAAAGTAATTAATGTTGCA
This window contains:
- the LOC117909484 gene encoding EH domain-containing protein 1, which translates into the protein MEIDSGQISSCSKQNQMIYQEWFNFADSDSDGRITGNDAIKFFSMSNLPRPDLKQVWAIADTKRQGFLGLKEFITAMQLVSLAQAGHAITQDLLHSEVDLGNLNPPQMEGLAALLAKKKRAHKTSDPDINGSSQPQPSPTASWFTSKSSKKVPLSSVTSIIDGLKRLYIQKLKPLEVTYRFNDFASPLLTNSDFDAKPMVMLLGQYSTGKTTFIKHLLKSSYPGAHIGPEPTTDRFVVVMSGPDERSIPGNTIAVQADMPYSGLTTFGTAFLSKFECSQMPHPLLEHITFVDTPGVLSGEKQRTQRAYDFTGVTSWFAAKCDLILLLFDPHKLDVSDEFKRVISSLHGHDDKIRVVLNKADQVDTQQLMRVYGALMWSLGKVLNTPEVMRVYIGSFNDKPVKEAAVGPIGKELFEKEQENLLSDLKDIPKKACDRRINEFVKRARAAKIHAYIISHLKKEMPTMMGKAKTQQRLIDNLEDEFAKVQREFHLPAGDFPNVDHFREVLSGYSIDKFERLKPKMIQTVDDMLGYDIPELLKSFRNPYD
- the LOC117909663 gene encoding cytochrome P450 714C2-like, with the protein product MDEVKARVEIMLESANKLVRSWESLIENGGGSADIEVKEYVRGYTSSVISSAIFGSNNSKGIELFPKFRAVMKVMHSSTLLEGLSIHRYLPTKDNRYAWGLDKEITSFILDMTKEHSEAVSKEQPQVIMESTKTGELGPLTPEQYIVDNCRNVYLPGFEVTAVASMWGLMLLASHPEWQDRIRAEVAQACAGRPLEANMPGKMKVLKMVIQEVLRLYSGVAILTRHTLKDVQLGDVSVPEGVGIWVWLPALHQDSEFWGPDGAKFNPERGLLIVFLGPATLPVPTSRLVLETELVLARA
- the LOC117908647 gene encoding upstream activation factor subunit spp27, translated to MLPQRVKRAITENPKKLANLIDLANLPSTLREFVGQSQISRLGCFMRVWSYIKANNLQDPNNKNVVICDDKLRSILLGKPRVELAELPALIKLHFPKERK